ATTTCCTGCCCGCGCGGTGACGGAGCCCCGAACAAAGTCCGTCCGGCCAAAACCAAATCCAGCCGTTTTTCAAAAAACCGGCGGTCAATGAGAAAATATTCCTGTTCCGGCCCCAGCGTAGCCGTCACACGGCTGACGGCAGTATTCCCCAAAGCCTTCAGAAGACGGACCGCCTGACGGTTCAGGGCCTCCATCGAGCGAAGCAGCGGGGTTTTCTTATCGAGGGCCTGACCATTGTAGGAACAGAAGGCACAGGGGATATACAGAGTCTTGTTTTTAATAAAGACTGAAGAAGAGCAGTCCCAGGCGGTATATCCCCTCGCTTCGAACGTAGCCCGCAGCCCGCCGGACGGAAAGGATGAGGCATCCGGCTCACCTTTAATGAGTTCCTTTCCGCTGAACTCCATAATGGTCCGCCCTTCCGGCGTCGGGGAGATAAAGGAGTCGTGTTTTTCCGCCGTCAAACCGGTCATCGGCTGGAACCAATGGCAGTAATGCGTAGCCCCCTTCTCCATTGCCCAGTCTTTCATCGCATTGGCGATGACATCGGCCACGGCAATGGTTAATTCAGAATTGCCCTTGCGGACCTCCTGAAATCGCTTATAGATATCTTTAGGAAGCCTCTCCCGCATGACCGCGTCATTAAAGACGTTGGTTCCGAAGATTTCCGGAAGCTGACAATTTGATGTTTCCATGCATGCACTCCTGACTTTATTAAGGACCTTTTTCCTCTTTAACTCAGCAGGACCCATTCCTGCCAAGCATACTTTTTTTTGAATCGCAGGTCAAAAACCGTTTTTCCGAACCGCTCATCCGATCGCCTCTCGACCGCGCTGGCCTGTCCGAATCCGAATACACTCCGCCAGGTCCAGGATGAAGATTTTTCCATCCCCGATTTGGCCTGTGCGGGCGCCTTCAATGATTCCTTCCACCGTGGTATCGACAAAATTGTCATTGACGGCGATTTCGAGCCGGACTTTCTTGAGCAGATTGACCTCGAACTTGATGCCGCGATAGCTTTCTTCGTAGCCCATCTGCTCGCCGCAGCCCAAGGAATTCGTCACACTCATTTTTCCAACCTGACGGCGTGTGAGAGCTTTTTTCACATCCTCGAGCTTATGCGGCTGAATATAGGCGATAATCAGTTTCATTCTTTGTTCTCCATGAAAGGACTTGCTGTTTACATTGTACTGAACACCTGGAATCCGGCATAGGCTTCCATTCCGTGCTCTCCGATATCCAATCCGCGCAGTTCCTCTTCCTGACTGACCCGCAGGCCGATGGTCCAGTTGATGACCTTAAAAAGCAGCCCCATGGAGACAAACACAAAGAGGACGGTTACGGTGCTGCCGACAATCTGAATCCCCAGCTGAAGCGGATTGGCTCCATAGAAAAATCCGTTGTTGGCCAGTCCGAGCGAGGCCTTGCCGAAAAGCCCCACGCAAATCGTTCCCCAGATGCCGCACATTCCGTGTACCGGAACGGCACCGACAGGGTCGTCAATCTGAAGTTTATCGAGCAGCTCCACGCCGAGCACGACCAGGATACCGGATGACAGTCCAATCAGACAGGCCGCCCAGGGTTCTACAAAGGCGCAGGGCGCGGTAATCCCGACCAGCCCTGCCAGGGCCCCGTTCATCGCCATGGACAAATCGGGCTTTCCGAAGCGAAGCCACACGGTGCTCATCGCTGCAATCCCGCCCAGTGCAGCCGCCAGATTGGTATTCAAGGCAATTCGGCTGATGTCTGTTCCGCCTCCGGAAACGCCGAGTGTGGAGCCTGCGTTAAACCCGAACCAGCCGAACCAGAGAATAAAGACCCCCAGCGAAGCCAGCGGGATATTATGTCCGGCAATGGCTCGTGGCTTTCCGTCGATGCC
This is a stretch of genomic DNA from Anaerohalosphaeraceae bacterium. It encodes these proteins:
- a CDS encoding P-II family nitrogen regulator, whose translation is MKLIIAYIQPHKLEDVKKALTRRQVGKMSVTNSLGCGEQMGYEESYRGIKFEVNLLKKVRLEIAVNDNFVDTTVEGIIEGARTGQIGDGKIFILDLAECIRIRTGQRGREAIG
- a CDS encoding ammonium transporter; this translates as MSVVSKKLGILSLGLALAVPAWAAQEADFLPLQQSLDTVWVLIAAFLVFFMQAGFGMVEAGFIRAKNTCNILTKNFLDFCMASLGFFLIGYALMFGDGNGFIGTRGWLLMGLEDRVGTLPLYAFWLFQAAFCGAAATIVAGGMAERMKFIAYLMYSFIISALVYPIVGHWIWGGGWLSKMGFADFAGSTVVHTVGGVAALAGTLVLGPRYGKYGIDGKPRAIAGHNIPLASLGVFILWFGWFGFNAGSTLGVSGGGTDISRIALNTNLAAALGGIAAMSTVWLRFGKPDLSMAMNGALAGLVGITAPCAFVEPWAACLIGLSSGILVVLGVELLDKLQIDDPVGAVPVHGMCGIWGTICVGLFGKASLGLANNGFFYGANPLQLGIQIVGSTVTVLFVFVSMGLLFKVINWTIGLRVSQEEELRGLDIGEHGMEAYAGFQVFSTM